gtcaGGGAACTTCGCAGCCAAATATTGTTGCAAATGAAATTGACTAACAATTGCCTTTTGAATGGTCAGCACAAGAAACCCGCACGCTCATTTTGTCcaggaaaaacattttggtgctaCATCATGTTTGGAAGTTCAGTGGAAGACTGTTAAATGGATACATCGCATTGCTTCTGCTGTttccaaaattgattttttaaaaatttgatttgaattgaCATTCTACATCAACCGAAAATCAAAATGGCAAAAAGTAATAATTCAACACGAtgccatttgatttttttattttatgactttAGGACGATGCAATGTAAAGTATTTGCGTCTTCTGCCGAGGAGTCTGAATTGCAAATACTTGAACTCACCTTCGAAAaggttttatttattgactttttgCTTCTAGCTTCCACACGCTCTCCATGATCCGTGTATTATCCCCTCATCTTCCATTAAATTATTGCTATCAGGGACCGTTGCAAAGCCTCAAATGTGCCTTGTGTGAGAATGcctctttgttgttgtcatttttgtaaaTGCGACTCATTCCCTTCATTTTATAAGGGCGTCAGTCACATACTGCCTCGTGGATTTGATTGATATGTGGGAATGGATGACATCCTCTGCAATAAAGGTAGACGGTGAAAGCACAACCCAGTTTCTGTGATAAAAGCTTTGTGATGAATGCTTTTTAATTTgctgaatagattttttttgtcacatgagACTTATGGCTTTTCTCGGTTCAATCACCTGCATTGGCCAACACTTTCTGTCAGAAGCTCTGCCCTCGTCCACACCCTCGTCTGCGCCCTCGTCCATTCAGGCCCAGAGCTCGGGCCACCATCCGCCTAGCAACAGCGCTGTCTGTCTTTGGACGCTCCTTCACCGGCTGGATGAACTCTGCACAACACAGTCAGTAGCTTACTCAATAATTCTATAGCCGCTTAAAGAAAGGGGAATGGTGCAACATTTGAAAAGACGACTATCTCGTAAAGAGAGATGACAGACAGGAAAGATTTAAGAAATATAGTTGTACCTGCTCGTTGAATGGCTTTGCCTTTGGCCTTTTTGCTGCCTTCAGTCAGCGTTCGAGTCTTCAGCTGAGGGTTGCAGATGGAGAGGGCATGCAGAGCTGTAttaaaacacatacacaaacaaatgTAACCTTAAATTTTATGACAATTAAGGAATATTCCTACTCGGCAGATTCAAGTCACTTATTATAAGCGTTACAGCTCACTTTCTGGTGCAGCTtctattcatatttattgttggtGTTTGCTTAACCACTACCGTAATATCTGTTCGTGATCTCACCTGCCGTTTGTGTGGCGAAAACACCCAAGGCGTGCGTGTCGTCCACCCACGTGATCTTCATTCCGCCATCGCTGATacaaaacaggaaaatattgctttaAAGGAGCCCCGGGCTCACTGGTGAACGTTCAGACTTAAGAACAGGTGAAGGATACCTCACCTGTACTCAGTGAAGGCACCCAAGAGATCATCTGTTTTGAACACGGCAGGGAAGTCATAGATCTCGATAACGTGGCCAAATTCCTCAGGGGTGATGAGCACATTCTCGTAAACGGAGTAGTCATTGTATACACGCTGCACGGTGAAAGTCACAGCTTCCAGCAGGTGTGTCTTGATCTGAGCGGtgaaatgcacaaaaacacattgaagcaaaaatgtcaccaaaagcaTTACGGGTGGTCCAACCTCTTCAATCAGGTCACATGTGGCAGATTCATTCCCGTCATCCTGAAGGCTCATTTCACTCAAGCGAGAAAGTGTCTCGTCATCCTGATGAACGCTCAAGTTAGCTTTCCCTTCCGTTAATGTGTCAGCAGTGCCATCTGCTCCAGTGGGAAGGGATTCTTCTTTTAATACAAGTGACGACTTTCCCTCAGACGAGGAACAGGAGTTCGATAGACTGGTGATGAAGGCTGAACAGGTCGACTCCTGGACTCCTTGGGAGACTTGTGAGTTTTTGCTCTGGAGACTCTGCCGAGCAGCTCTTGGGGTGTAAAGCGCCTTGTCTGGCCTCCTGGATGATCTGATTCGAGTTGATTTGGTAGATTGACTTTCAGGACTTTGAACAGGCTGTTCATCCAGGCTTGAGTTGCAGTCTGCATCATTGTGTTCTTCCTGTGCCTCGCCTCTACAAAACAAATGTCCTTACATAGgctgaaaaagaaaaccactAACGGCCAAAGTGCACACATGATAACTATATTTTAGGTttcccaatgaaataaaaattgtaaaaaatattctAAAGTAGGAAAACAttatgaaaaatacaattttctattttgtttttttaatgttgaataTTACATCAACTACATCAAAACAAAGCCTTATTATCTTTGTAAATTGTTGGGAGTTTTTGCGGGGGGTTGGTAAAGTGCTTATCCTGGATCTCATAACAAATGTGGTGACGGGCTGCTTTGTGATCAGCTAGTGGAgtacaaataaaatactgttGTTGTCATGATTTCATGCAATGGCGAATGACGTCGGAACACATCCCATTGATCTCCTGCGGTTTGTGCATACCTGAGCTCCGAGGAGCAGACGACCACCTGACGACACCAGCTCTCGCCCACAGAGAAGGTGGTGAGCTCCGGCAGCTCTTCGACGGTCTTGTGGATCAGGTATCGTAGTCTGCTGGGTAGAGGTGGGAACAGGAGTACACTGGAGGTGGGGACACACAGGAGCCAGGGGGATAATACAGAGGCAGTCGAACATCATTAACGTTTTGACACGACACTAAACACAGCTCCCATCCATTTTGAACTAATGTTAATTTGTAATTCTTGGTTAATGGTATGCTTTACTTATTTGTCACACAGTATATCCATGTCAGAATGCGTACTAAAGATGTCATAACCAATACATTTACCTTTTGGGGCTACTCTTCTGGTATGTTTCCAGCTCATCCAAGACCTGGTGCACAAATTCATGCTCTTCCTTTGAGAGATAAACTCCGTCGTAGCTGGGGAACGCCAGTGTGGCCAGAAAATCGAAGTGAATGTTATTGATCCAGCTCAAAGGAGGTAACGAAACGCTAATGACTGACCTGAGAGCATGCTAAGCTAGCAATTGGATTTGAAAACGGTACTTAATCAGTCTAAAAGGAAGTAGTCTTAAGCGTAACTCCCGCACAATTCAATTAAATTGCctcaatatataaatacataagtaatttaaaaagtttgaaaatgttATGTCCGTGAAATTCACCATTGGTAATGTTGGTTTCGTCTCTCACTGTAGTTCCGGGACGGGTGTCGAGAGCAGCCAAAATTCATCCGagtggaaaagaaaatgaaattccATACATATGAAAAAACAATCTAAACTTGTGCGACCGTTGCATTTTATTAACGACACATACATAGGTATTAAGCCAAGAGTTCAATATATTTGCCGTCTACTACAGCAATGTTCAAAAGTATGGTGCGTTCTAGTGGTGTCTTGCAGCAGTAAAGTTAACTCAAAAAGGAATAAACAATTAAAATGCTACGTGTACATGTACTGTTTATTCACGTAACATTCATTAAATGCTGAACTGACTAAAAAGGTTAACAGTAAAGGCCATTAACTGAAATCAAGGTTTCACAAACAAACCTCGAATGTGGATCCCATGATTAGTGTATAGGTACAGTGAATAAATTTTATGGCAATACAtacatgatgtattttgtgagtAAGTTCCATGGAGGAACTCAGTTCTTTGACTCCTGAACTGAAGGAATCCCAGATTTAAATAGATGTGGTTTAATAAGAAAAGCACGACCCCACAACAGAAAGCATGTGTGGAATGTGGAGTGATTCTGTGGTGATCATAAAAACATTCACTAAGACTCAGACAACTTACAAGTCACTTATAAATGGTCTTcttataaaaatgtaaaaatatcaaATCATGATAGACAAaatctacattttaaaaattagccCATTAACTCATTTCCTGATGACAAATTACATCCTCACACTTCTGATTTCACAGCAACTCTTGCCATTAAcatattacacacacaaaaatattcgaGGAACTGCTGTTAATGTTAAACAAATGGCACAAGTTTAAAGGCCCTGTCCTGATCAGCATTATAGATCACCTAGTGTACAATAAGAAAGTCACCACGTGTACGAAGAAAAGGAGACGCAGTTTGTGGAATATACAGCATATAAATAAGAAAACTGAGCAAAGAAACTGTTATATACATTGATTCAGGAGAAGCAGACGTCTGAGTGTCTGTTTGGACACACGATTCgtcggtcagcagtctgcacaCAAGAAATACATGATTGTGTTAGCACAATCAATAAgcaaaatgtagttttttaTTTGCACCATACCCATCTAATCTCATTGCATCTAAGGAGGGAACATCACACACTATATGATATATGATCGAATCTCCACAGTCAAATGCAGTTTCTGAAAATATACTTCAAAGCCAAACAATATGGATTAAacaaacaatatacagtacataatacaaaaaaataaagcaatacCCTGGGGAGTGGGGTCTTAACTTGTTGGGACAAATCCTCTGTCTTCAAAAACTGTAATTTCAATCTGAAAGATGGTCAATTAAGGACAATATTTAATGTGATTTACAAGTGGATTTTCATGCGATTGTTACACCCAAAATCGCCAAACACGACAAGCACCTTCTGTCTTGCTCCAATGAAATACAAGCTTTTCTaaacaatgagaaaaaaaatatgtcttaATAAGAAGTATCTAAGTCCTGTCATTGAGCAAAAATGATTTGAGATAAACACAGGATACGACTCTGAGGCCTCTCTCAATGGGGTCAGTCAGCAGGAGGCTCCTGGGAATGTAGACCTTCTCATTCTGCTCTTTAATGTACCTGGCGACCTTCCTTAACAcctgcacgcacacagacacacacatccatcgAGTGGAGCAGTGGTGATTTATCATAATTACAGTTCTATACATAATAAAGTTAGTATATgggccacactgaaaagaaaaaaatattacacaaTGAGATATAAGATGGGTTGTTATGAAAATAAAGCTAAACATTTGAAGCAATCTCTTGGACCACTCCAGTGACTGGGGTAAGAGATCTGTCTATAACTCACCCGCCGCGACCtcaaaaaaagaaccaaactTACCTTTTCATACTGGGTCTCCATACAGAGGAATATGGTGTAGGCAGTGAGGCAGGCCAGGCAGCCCTCTAGGTAAGATTTCCCCCCTAGCTTCTCTGCTTCAGCATACAGGTTGTTTAAAGTCTGTATGGTCTCCTCGAAATGCTGCCTGTCCAGCTaaagagcaacaaaaacaagtgaGGATTGATTCAGTACGGACTGCACACAGCTCCACCAGCCAAGAACGTACCCTGGATTCAAGTTCCGCGGGAAACTTGTTCTGGAACTTGCAAAGAGTTCCTGAGCTGTAGTCCCTCTGGATGAACACCTTGGTGCTGACAACGGGATGTTGGAGTTCCTGTAAACTGTGAGTCTTCACAAACAAATGACAACTTCAATTTTCAAACAAGCAGCGAAATCGACATTCACGTTTTCATAAACGTCGTCATTGTTTTACGATAGCTCAATGACAGCTAAATTAGCTCGTTTGCTTCGTTTTCATTGACTGCTATACAGAGAGATCGCAGATACACTAATTGAGTATTGACACCTCACCCTTGCTAACGAGACTTAGCTTACACTTAGTGTAGCAATTTGGT
The DNA window shown above is from Hippocampus zosterae strain Florida chromosome 9, ASM2543408v3, whole genome shotgun sequence and carries:
- the r3hcc1 gene encoding R3H and coiled-coil domain-containing protein 1, which produces MGSTFEHALRSVISVSLPPLSWINNIHFDFLATLAFPSYDGVYLSKEEHEFVHQVLDELETYQKSSPKSVLLFPPLPSRLRYLIHKTVEELPELTTFSVGESWCRQVVVCSSELRGEAQEEHNDADCNSSLDEQPVQSPESQSTKSTRIRSSRRPDKALYTPRAARQSLQSKNSQVSQGVQESTCSAFITSLSNSCSSSEGKSSLVLKEESLPTGADGTADTLTEGKANLSVHQDDETLSRLSEMSLQDDGNESATCDLIEEIKTHLLEAVTFTVQRVYNDYSVYENVLITPEEFGHVIEIYDFPAVFKTDDLLGAFTEYSDGGMKITWVDDTHALGVFATQTAALHALSICNPQLKTRTLTEGSKKAKGKAIQRAEFIQPVKERPKTDSAVARRMVARALGLNGRGRRRGCGRGQSF
- the LOC127607468 gene encoding golgin subfamily A member 7-like isoform X1, with translation MATTDLNCSVFHNDQIATLSTHSLQELQHPVVSTKVFIQRDYSSGTLCKFQNKFPAELESRLDRQHFEETIQTLNNLYAEAEKLGGKSYLEGCLACLTAYTIFLCMETQYEKVLRKVARYIKEQNEKVYIPRSLLLTDPIERGLRVIEITVFEDRGFVPTS
- the LOC127607468 gene encoding golgin subfamily A member 7-like isoform X2, with the translated sequence MAETHSLQELQHPVVSTKVFIQRDYSSGTLCKFQNKFPAELESRLDRQHFEETIQTLNNLYAEAEKLGGKSYLEGCLACLTAYTIFLCMETQYEKVLRKVARYIKEQNEKVYIPRSLLLTDPIERGLRVIEITVFEDRGFVPTS